In one window of Hyla sarda isolate aHylSar1 chromosome 1, aHylSar1.hap1, whole genome shotgun sequence DNA:
- the LOC130368989 gene encoding olfactory receptor 6M1-like, which yields MAFNNLTSDLEFRILSFSALLATPILSFCIVLAIYIFNVSGNSLIIVVTRMDYNLYKPMYFFLGSLALVDMSYTTVTLPKSLEIFLSPQKTICFVCCMMQMYFFCSVGVTESFHLAAMSYDRYLAICNSLQYNRIMTNRVCVFMVLGCWISGFSSVLLPVILISRLQICNLHINHFFCDVSPVIQLSCNKTKNLEMFIFFTASTVILGTFSVIVFSYVKIVISILHISTSSGKKKAFSTCVSHLIIVLIYYGTLIFMYVRPKSKSNLDLDKQTAVFYSVVTPTLNPLIYTLRNNEIKNSLKRFNNFIS from the exons ATGGCGTTTAATAACTTGACAAGTGATCTGGAATTTCGTATCCTCAGCTTCTCTGCACTCTTGGCTACCCCCATTCTATCTTTTTGTATTGTACTAGCCATTTACATCTTCAATGTTAGTGGAAATTCTCTCATTATTGTGGTCACGCGGATGGACTATAACCTATACAAACCCATGTATTTCTTTCTGGGCAGCCTAGCACTTGTGGACATGTCCTATACAACGGTGACTTTACCTAAATCATTGGAAATTTTTCTCTCCCCCCAAAAAACGATTTGCTTTGTCTGTTGCATGATGCAAATGTATTTCTTCTGTTCGGTTGGAGTAACTGAGTCTTTTCATCTTGCAGCAATGTCCTATGATCGCTATCTTGCCATTTGTAATTCTTTACAGTATAACCGTATTATGACAAATAGAGTTTGTGTTTTTATGGTATTAGGTTGCTGGATTAGTGGTTTTAGCAGTGTCCTTTTGCCGGTTATTCTGATCTCTAGGTTACAAATTTGTAATTTACACATCAATCATTTCTTTTGTGACGTTTCTCCAGTTATTCAGCTGTCatgcaacaaaacaaaaaatcttgagatgtttatttttttcacagcttCTACAGTTATTCTTGGAACCTTTTCAGTAATAGTGTTTTCTTATGTTAAAATTGTCATAAGTATTCTGCATATTTCCACTTCTTCAGGCAAAAAGAAAGCTTTTTCAACATGTGTCTCCCATCTCATAATTGTTCTCATTTACTATGGAACTCTCATTTTTATGTATGTACGTCCCAAATCTAAAAGTAATTTAGATCTTGACAAACAAACTGCAGTTTTTTATTCTGTCGTCACTCCAACTCTTAACCCTCTCATCTACACCCTAAGAAATAATGAAATTAAAAACTCACTGAAgag GTTTAACAACTTTATCTCATAA
- the LOC130368948 gene encoding olfactory receptor 6M1-like, producing the protein MASNNFTSELEFHILGFSSVLATPFLSFFILLVIYIFNVSGNSLIIVVTRMDYNLYKPMYFFLGSLALVDMSFTTVTLPKLMEIFLNPQKTICFVCCMMQMYFFLSVGVTESFHLAAMSYDRYLAICNSLQYNRIMTNRVCVFMVLGCWISGFSSVLLPVILISRLQFCNLHINHFFCDISPVIQLSCCNTKNLEMFIFLTAFIVILGTFSVIVFSYVKIVISILRISTSSGKKKAFSTCISHLITFLIYYGTIIFMYVRPKSKSDLDIDKKTAVFYSIISPTLNPLIYTLRNNEIKNSLKKNTYCTRESESVTDKISVST; encoded by the exons ATGGCGTCTAATAACTTTACAAGTGAACTGGAATTTCATATTCTTGGATTCTCTTCAGTCTTGGCTACCCCTTTTTTatctttctttattttactagtcATTTACATCTTCAATGTTAGTGGAAATTCTCTAATTATTGTGGTCACGCGGATGGACTATAACCTATACAAACCCATGTATTTCTTTCTGGGCAGCCTAGCACTTGTGGACATGTCGTTTACAACGGTGACTTTACCTAAATTAATGGAAATTTTTCTCAACCCTCAAAAAACTATTTGCTTTGTCTGTTGCATGATGCAAATGTATTTCTTCCTGTCGGTTGGAGTGACTGAGTCTTTTCATCTTGCAGCAATGTCCTATGATCGCTATCTTGCCATTTGTAATTCTTTACAGTATAACCGAATTATGACAAATAGAGTTTGTGTTTTTATGGTATTAGGTTGCTGGATTAGTGGTTTTAGCAGTGTCCTTTTGCCAGTTATTCTGATCTCTAGGTTACAATTTTGTAATTTACACATCAATCATTTCTTTTGTGACATTTCTCCAGTTATTCAGCTGTCATGCTGTAACACAAAAAATCTTGAgatgtttatttttcttacagCTTTTATTGTTATTCTAGGGACATTTTCAGTAATTGTGTTTTCTTATGTAAAAATTGTCATAAGTATTCTACGTATTTCAACATCTTCAGGCAAAAAGAAAGCATTTTCAACATGTATCTCCCATCTCATAACTTTTCTCATCTACTACGGAACtattatatttatgtatgtacGTCCCAAATCGAAAAGTGATTTAGATATAGACAAAAAAACTGCAGTTTTTTATTCCATCATTTCTCCAACTCTTAACCCTCTCATCTACACCCTAAGAAATAATGAAATTAAAAactcacttaaaaaa AATACATATTGCACTCGAGAGTCAGAGAGTGTGACTGATAAAATAAGTGTTAGCACATAG